In one window of Photorhabdus laumondii subsp. laumondii DNA:
- a CDS encoding helix-turn-helix transcriptional regulator yields MHISLPHWICEEDMQLFATRLKEAREARKMTQARLAELLNVDRRVYNRWERGASVPQLDAVVRIAQVLQSSLDSLVGLEPMTPPQIHNPRLQALVMQMDSLSDEDQQALIVLMDSLLKRSKMTQLLTS; encoded by the coding sequence ATGCACATCTCATTACCACACTGGATTTGTGAGGAAGATATGCAACTGTTTGCTACACGGCTAAAGGAAGCCAGAGAAGCCCGCAAGATGACACAAGCAAGATTAGCTGAACTGCTCAACGTTGATCGCCGGGTTTATAACCGTTGGGAACGCGGCGCTTCCGTTCCTCAACTGGATGCCGTGGTCAGGATCGCTCAGGTATTACAAAGTAGTCTGGATTCACTTGTCGGACTGGAACCCATGACACCGCCACAGATACATAATCCGCGTTTACAGGCGCTTGTGATGCAGATGGATTCATTATCAGATGAAGATCAGCAGGCGCTGATTGTGTTGATGGACAGTTTGCTTAAACGTTCGAAGATGACGCAGTTACTGACATCGTAG
- the xerC gene encoding site-specific tyrosine recombinase XerC has translation MANRKPRRGSLLTVDEVYRKPVGPAHDPKSLYALLLRFVVWRQERNWSESTLKVQTHHTYHFILWATERGLYYAADITRPILERYQRYLYQYRKTNGEPLSTRTQRTQLEPLKVWFKWLTKQNLILANPAADIELPRLEKHLPRYILTIDETEQILAQPDLTTLQGVRDRALMELLWSTGMRRGELTRLDVYSVDGKRKTVTIRQGKGNKDRVLPLGERALSWLQRYQQQVRPQLIVNPDVKALFVAMDGLDGLQANGISNLVTAYINAVGIEKKGACHLFRHAMATQMLENGADLRWIQAMLGHASVESTQVYTQVSIRALQAVHASTHPAEQMADEKVSDADEVGLLADLYADDNADTDTPPDSSEPTSTPDSR, from the coding sequence ATGGCAAACCGTAAACCCCGCAGAGGAAGCCTGCTGACAGTAGATGAAGTGTACCGCAAACCTGTCGGTCCGGCGCACGACCCGAAGAGCCTGTATGCGTTGTTGCTGCGCTTTGTGGTGTGGCGACAGGAACGGAATTGGTCAGAAAGCACGCTGAAAGTACAGACGCACCATACTTACCACTTTATCCTGTGGGCAACCGAGCGCGGCTTATACTACGCAGCGGATATCACGCGGCCGATACTGGAGCGTTACCAGCGTTATCTGTACCAGTACCGCAAGACCAACGGTGAACCGTTAAGCACCCGGACGCAACGTACCCAACTGGAACCCTTGAAGGTCTGGTTCAAATGGCTGACGAAACAGAATCTGATACTGGCGAACCCGGCGGCGGACATTGAACTCCCCAGACTGGAAAAGCACCTGCCGCGCTATATCCTGACCATCGATGAAACCGAACAGATACTGGCGCAGCCTGACCTGACGACGTTGCAGGGGGTACGTGACCGGGCGTTGATGGAGTTGCTCTGGTCAACCGGGATGCGTCGGGGCGAATTAACCCGGCTGGATGTGTACAGCGTTGACGGAAAACGCAAAACGGTGACCATCCGGCAGGGCAAGGGGAATAAAGACCGGGTGTTGCCCCTCGGTGAACGGGCCTTAAGCTGGCTACAGCGCTATCAGCAACAGGTGCGGCCACAACTTATCGTCAATCCAGACGTCAAGGCATTATTCGTCGCAATGGATGGGCTGGACGGCTTACAGGCTAACGGTATCAGCAATTTGGTGACAGCTTATATCAACGCGGTGGGTATCGAGAAAAAAGGTGCCTGCCACCTGTTCCGGCATGCGATGGCGACGCAGATGCTGGAGAACGGGGCGGACCTGCGCTGGATACAGGCCATGTTAGGCCATGCCAGCGTGGAATCCACCCAGGTGTATACGCAGGTCTCTATCCGGGCCTTGCAGGCGGTGCACGCCAGCACCCATCCGGCGGAGCAAATGGCCGATGAAAAAGTCAGCGACGCCGATGAGGTGGGTTTACTGGCCGACCTGTACGCCGACGATAACGCCGACACGGACACGCCGCCGGACAGTTCAGAGCCGACCTCAACCCCCGATAGCCGCTGA
- a CDS encoding IS4-like element ISPlu9 family transposase has protein sequence MFSTSAEQWANDTFQHAELGDKRRTNRLVKVACSLANHIGQSLVQSLDSPADVEAAYRLTRNSAIAPQAIAEAGFTATVAHAQRYHCLLALEDTTTLSFSHASVADELGYTTSKEKSRGMQAHSVLLFAPEEQQVVGLIEQQRWCRDVSDYGKSRQRDTRPYEGKESYKWERASQAVDSRLGEQMANVISVCDREADIIEYLRYKTSQKQRFVIRSMQNRRIEESQDKLYDFISRLQSAGERLVQVRQKGGRQARVAHCDISYAEVTLKIPEGKSGEAVRIFYVGCYEKGPEDGLCWHLLTSEPVNSQEDAHKIFSYYERRWLIEEFHKAWKTGGTQVEALRMQSKDNLERMIVLLAFIAVRIHQLRFMGLNKEEAEKESCETVLSPLAWKLLWSKQEKRRVPKKAPSLHWAFINLGKLAGWYDSKRTGRVGWERLWEGWFRLQTLIDGYLLAKSVDLEI, from the coding sequence ATGTTTTCAACCAGCGCCGAACAATGGGCAAATGACACGTTTCAACATGCGGAATTAGGTGATAAACGCCGTACCAACCGCCTGGTGAAAGTGGCCTGTTCGTTGGCTAACCATATAGGACAATCGCTCGTGCAATCTCTTGACTCTCCTGCCGATGTTGAAGCGGCCTACCGACTGACCCGAAATTCCGCCATTGCGCCTCAGGCCATCGCCGAAGCCGGATTTACCGCCACCGTCGCTCACGCTCAACGTTATCATTGCCTGTTAGCGCTGGAAGACACGACAACCCTGTCATTTTCCCATGCGTCGGTCGCCGATGAACTCGGCTATACCACCTCAAAGGAAAAATCCCGGGGCATGCAGGCACACTCGGTGTTGTTATTTGCGCCTGAAGAACAACAGGTCGTGGGGTTGATAGAGCAACAGCGCTGGTGTCGAGATGTCAGTGATTATGGCAAAAGCCGACAACGCGATACACGCCCTTATGAAGGGAAAGAGAGTTATAAGTGGGAACGGGCCTCACAAGCCGTCGACAGCCGGTTAGGGGAGCAGATGGCCAACGTGATTTCTGTCTGTGACCGTGAAGCCGATATCATCGAATATCTGCGTTATAAAACGAGCCAAAAACAACGTTTCGTCATCCGTTCGATGCAAAACCGGCGTATAGAGGAAAGTCAGGATAAACTTTATGACTTTATTAGCCGGTTACAGAGTGCTGGAGAACGATTAGTTCAGGTCAGACAGAAAGGCGGGCGTCAGGCGCGTGTCGCGCATTGTGATATCAGTTATGCCGAAGTGACGTTGAAAATCCCCGAAGGAAAAAGCGGTGAGGCGGTGCGGATATTTTATGTCGGTTGCTACGAAAAAGGTCCGGAGGATGGGCTTTGCTGGCATCTTCTGACCTCCGAACCCGTCAACAGTCAGGAAGACGCCCATAAAATATTCAGTTATTACGAGCGCCGCTGGCTGATAGAAGAATTTCACAAAGCGTGGAAAACGGGCGGCACGCAGGTAGAAGCGCTGCGTATGCAAAGCAAAGATAATCTGGAGCGCATGATAGTGCTGCTGGCCTTTATTGCGGTACGAATACACCAGCTGCGTTTTATGGGTCTGAACAAAGAAGAGGCAGAGAAAGAGAGCTGTGAGACAGTATTAAGCCCCCTGGCGTGGAAATTACTGTGGTCAAAACAAGAAAAACGCCGTGTGCCGAAAAAAGCCCCGAGTTTGCATTGGGCCTTCATCAATCTGGGAAAACTGGCCGGCTGGTACGATTCCAAACGCACGGGTCGAGTCGGATGGGAACGACTTTGGGAAGGCTGGTTTCGGCTGCAAACCCTGATAGACGGCTATTTGCTGGCTAAATCAGTTGATTTGGAGATCTGA
- a CDS encoding CHC2 zinc finger domain-containing protein, translating to MARIPDTDLAHLKQTVSLLGLARKQGRTMKKRGEDYVLRCPFHNEKTPSMVISPAKNLYHCFGCGAAGSVLDWVIQTEGVTLKIGIRRLRELAGLPDMDNAVVAASSLAAQPELQAAPLPRPKLADLDDDGQALLHQVIDFYHQHLLASPEAKAWLERRGLNHPELVSHFKLGYAGHHGIGGSAGLLPSKSSQEGQQLRDKLSGLGVLRTTTRQDHFRGCVVVPVIGWTESVNVTSRGRVLQLYGRRTQPDYKVLKDSPKHLYLPSPLAGVWNESAMQASNEIILCEALIDAMTFWCAGFRNVIAAFGVNGFNREHLEALQYHGVKRVLIAFDRDEAGDRGATSVAADLLEAGIEAWRVQFPPGMDANDYALKSGNAEHALGLALQQAVWLGQGTAPGAVFSHERPVSPTVTEKPQSAGVAKPAALAAPSALTVAPVPCERTACGELLMKSGPRVWRVRGMKKSPVPDVMKVNVQVRDETSGLFHVDTLDMYHARHRQNYISTAAQELECEPSVIKREAGRVLLMLEQQQDAQQQADAEASGTTAVTVSAEDEAAALALLTSPNLTEQIINDMAACGVVGESTNLLTGYLAAVSRKLDKPLAVLIQSSSAAGKSSLMDAVLNLMPEEERIQYSAMTGQSLYYLGETSLQHKILAIAEEEGVRQAAYALKLLQSDGELKIASTGKNEQSGELVTREYKVQGPVMLMLTTTAIDVDEELLNRCLVLTVNESREQTQAIHAMQRHRQTLAGLLADSEKGYLTQLHQNAQRLLRPLKVVNPYAHQLTFLSDKTRMRRDHMKYLTLIQAIALLHQYQREVKKTTHRGQVIEYIEVTQDDIALANRLAHEVLGRTLDEMPPQTRKLLLLIQEMVNEQAQIQHCQPNEVRFTRRDIRAFTHWSDSQLKNHCQRLTEMEYLLLHGGSRGHLLHYELLWDGEDNGAAHLCGLLDVGEPDSETAGSERKSDPKGRKSSPSPGQVWPESGEEKPASSPIAQGPAGAQVRADENAVIRENNHRDALPVPDRDKTPEAVPTGQESKSDLNKRKSASSLGQVRAKSGVKKSPSEQAEHGFSVPQVGVTEDTVIKGKKKTRPLSAPTPQSQPEVNHGKP from the coding sequence ATGGCCCGCATTCCCGATACCGATTTAGCCCACTTAAAGCAAACCGTCTCGTTGCTGGGGCTGGCGCGTAAGCAAGGCCGTACGATGAAAAAACGCGGTGAGGATTATGTGCTGCGCTGTCCGTTCCATAACGAGAAAACCCCCTCAATGGTGATATCGCCGGCTAAGAACCTGTATCACTGCTTTGGCTGTGGCGCAGCGGGGTCGGTGCTCGACTGGGTGATACAAACGGAAGGCGTGACGTTGAAAATCGGTATCCGCCGGCTGCGGGAGCTGGCCGGGCTGCCGGACATGGACAATGCGGTTGTGGCCGCTTCTTCGTTAGCCGCCCAGCCGGAATTACAGGCGGCCCCCCTGCCGCGTCCGAAACTGGCCGACCTGGACGATGACGGGCAGGCGCTGCTGCATCAGGTGATTGATTTTTATCATCAGCACTTACTGGCGTCACCGGAAGCCAAAGCCTGGCTGGAACGACGCGGGCTGAATCATCCTGAACTGGTCAGTCACTTTAAGCTGGGGTACGCGGGCCATCACGGGATCGGCGGTTCAGCGGGCTTATTACCGTCCAAGAGCAGTCAGGAAGGCCAGCAACTGCGCGACAAACTATCAGGTCTGGGCGTGTTGCGTACCACTACCCGGCAGGACCACTTCCGGGGCTGCGTCGTGGTGCCGGTGATCGGCTGGACAGAATCGGTCAATGTGACCAGCCGCGGGCGGGTGTTGCAACTGTATGGTCGCCGGACCCAGCCGGATTACAAAGTGCTGAAAGACAGCCCGAAGCATCTGTATCTGCCGTCACCGCTAGCCGGGGTCTGGAATGAATCGGCGATGCAGGCATCAAATGAAATTATCCTGTGCGAAGCGCTGATCGATGCCATGACGTTCTGGTGTGCCGGGTTCCGTAACGTGATTGCCGCGTTCGGGGTGAACGGGTTTAACCGTGAGCACCTCGAAGCCTTACAGTATCACGGCGTGAAACGGGTGCTGATTGCCTTTGACCGGGACGAGGCCGGAGACCGTGGCGCGACCAGTGTGGCCGCTGATTTACTGGAAGCCGGTATCGAGGCATGGCGGGTGCAGTTCCCGCCGGGCATGGATGCCAATGACTATGCGCTGAAAAGCGGCAACGCCGAACATGCGCTGGGGCTGGCGTTGCAACAGGCGGTCTGGCTGGGACAGGGAACAGCGCCGGGCGCGGTGTTCAGCCATGAGCGGCCCGTCTCGCCGACAGTGACGGAAAAGCCCCAAAGTGCCGGGGTGGCTAAACCGGCTGCTTTAGCCGCCCCGTCGGCGCTGACTGTTGCCCCCGTGCCCTGTGAGCGCACGGCCTGCGGTGAACTGTTGATGAAAAGCGGCCCCCGGGTCTGGCGGGTACGGGGGATGAAAAAATCCCCGGTGCCGGATGTGATGAAGGTGAACGTGCAGGTGCGGGATGAAACGTCCGGCCTGTTCCATGTGGATACGCTGGACATGTACCATGCGCGGCATCGTCAGAACTACATCAGCACGGCGGCGCAAGAGCTGGAATGCGAGCCGTCTGTGATTAAACGTGAAGCCGGGCGGGTCTTGCTGATGCTGGAGCAGCAACAGGACGCGCAACAGCAGGCCGACGCCGAAGCCTCAGGGACAACGGCAGTCACGGTCAGCGCGGAAGACGAAGCCGCCGCGCTGGCGTTGCTGACATCGCCAAACTTAACAGAACAGATTATCAACGACATGGCCGCCTGTGGCGTGGTCGGCGAATCCACCAATCTGCTGACCGGGTATCTGGCGGCAGTCTCGCGCAAACTCGATAAACCGCTGGCCGTGTTAATCCAGAGCAGCAGCGCGGCAGGCAAGAGCAGCCTGATGGATGCCGTGCTGAACCTGATGCCGGAAGAGGAGCGTATCCAGTACTCGGCGATGACCGGACAGAGCCTGTATTACCTCGGCGAAACCAGCCTGCAACACAAAATACTGGCGATAGCCGAAGAGGAAGGCGTGCGGCAGGCGGCCTATGCCCTGAAACTGTTACAGTCCGACGGCGAGCTAAAAATCGCCAGTACCGGCAAAAACGAACAGAGCGGCGAACTGGTGACGCGGGAATACAAGGTGCAGGGACCGGTGATGCTGATGTTAACGACGACGGCCATTGATGTGGATGAAGAGCTGCTGAACCGCTGTCTGGTGCTGACGGTCAACGAATCGCGCGAGCAGACGCAGGCCATCCACGCCATGCAGCGGCACCGCCAGACGCTGGCCGGGTTGCTGGCTGACTCGGAGAAAGGTTATCTGACACAGTTACACCAGAACGCCCAGCGCTTGTTAAGGCCGCTGAAAGTGGTCAATCCTTACGCCCACCAACTGACGTTCCTGTCAGACAAAACCCGGATGCGGCGCGACCACATGAAATACCTGACGCTGATACAGGCCATTGCCCTGCTGCACCAGTATCAACGTGAAGTGAAGAAAACGACCCACCGCGGGCAGGTCATCGAATATATCGAAGTCACCCAAGACGATATTGCCCTCGCCAACCGGCTGGCGCATGAGGTGCTGGGGCGCACGCTGGATGAAATGCCGCCGCAGACGCGCAAGCTGTTACTGCTGATACAAGAGATGGTGAACGAACAGGCGCAAATCCAGCACTGCCAGCCAAATGAAGTCCGCTTTACCCGGCGAGATATCCGTGCCTTTACCCACTGGAGCGACAGCCAGCTCAAAAACCACTGTCAACGGCTGACGGAAATGGAATACCTGCTGTTGCATGGCGGCAGCCGGGGGCACCTGCTGCATTATGAACTGCTGTGGGACGGGGAAGACAACGGCGCAGCCCACCTGTGCGGCCTGCTGGATGTCGGAGAACCGGACTCCGAAACCGCCGGCAGTGAACGCAAGTCTGACCCGAAAGGTCGCAAGTCTTCCCCAAGTCCGGGGCAAGTCTGGCCTGAGTCTGGGGAAGAAAAACCCGCGTCATCCCCGATAGCACAAGGGCCGGCGGGGGCACAAGTCCGGGCAGATGAAAACGCGGTTATTAGGGAAAATAATCACAGAGACGCATTGCCCGTGCCCGACAGGGATAAAACACCGGAAGCCGTCCCGACAGGTCAGGAGAGCAAGTCTGACTTAAATAAACGCAAGTCTGCCTCAAGTCTGGGTCAGGTCCGGGCTAAGTCTGGGGTGAAAAAATCCCCATCCGAGCAGGCAGAGCACGGGTTCAGCGTACCGCAAGTCGGGGTAACGGAAGACACCGTGATAAAAGGAAAAAAGAAAACGCGCCCCTTGTCTGCGCCCACCCCTCAATCTCAACCGGAGGTCAATCATGGCAAACCGTAA
- a CDS encoding SymE family type I addiction module toxin, translated as MANRDCNADLAISKARRSYKVGYARTRHEDRSTGMTRYYSQHPSLHLKGNWLEEAGFATGQPVQVSVEHGQLIIRLVENG; from the coding sequence ATGGCTAACCGCGATTGTAATGCAGATTTAGCGATTTCAAAAGCCCGGCGCAGCTATAAGGTGGGGTATGCCCGCACCCGCCACGAAGACCGCAGCACCGGCATGACCCGCTATTACAGCCAGCACCCCAGTTTGCATCTTAAAGGCAACTGGCTGGAAGAAGCGGGCTTTGCCACCGGTCAGCCGGTGCAGGTCAGTGTTGAGCACGGACAGTTGATTATCCGGCTCGTCGAGAACGGCTAA